A window from Physeter macrocephalus isolate SW-GA chromosome 11, ASM283717v5, whole genome shotgun sequence encodes these proteins:
- the SLC25A47 gene encoding solute carrier family 25 member 47 produces the protein MEFAAGAIGGVCGVAVGYPLDTVKVRIQTEPKYTGIWHCIRDTYRRERVWGFYRGLSLPVCTVSLVSSVSFGTYRHCLAHVCRFRYGSADAKPAKTDITLSGFASGLVRVFLTSPTEVAKVRLQTQTQTQTQQRRPSASGPSAAPPTCPAPPVGRAPGPKYRGPLHCLASVAREEGLRGLYKGSLALLFRDGHSFATYFLSYAILCEQLTPAGRSRPDVLGVLVAGGCAGVLAWAVATPMDVIKSRLQADGQGQRRYRGLLHCVVTSVREEGPRVLFKGLLLNCCRAFPVNMVVFVTYEAVLRLMRGLLS, from the exons ATGGAGTTTGCTGCTGGAGCCATCGGAG GCGTCTGCGGTGTTGCTGTGGGCTACCCCCTGGACACGGTGAAG GTCAGGATCCAGACAGAGCCCAAGTACACGGGCATCTGGCACTGCATCCGGGACACGTATCGCCGAGAGCGG GTGTGGGGCTTCTACAGGGGCCTCTCGCTGCCCGTGTGCACCGTGTCCCTGGTCTCGTCCGTGTCTTTCGGCACCTATCGCCACTGCCTCGCGCACGTCTGCCGGTTCCGGTATGGCAGCGCCGACGCCAAGCCCGCCAAGACGGACATCACGCTCTCGGGATTCGCCTCCGGCCTTGTCCGC GTGTTCCTGACCTCGCCCACCGAGGTGGCCAAGGTCCGCCTGCAGACGCAGACGCAGACGCAGACGCAGCAGCGGCGCCCCTCGGCCTCGGGGCCCTCGGCTGCGCCCCCCACGTGCCCCGCACCCCCTGTGGGTCGGGCGCCAGGGCCCAAGTACCGCGGGCCGCTGCACTGCCTGGCCTCGGTGGCCCGGGAGGAGGGGCTGCGTGGCCTCTACAAGGGCAGCTTGGCCCTGCTCTTCCGGGACGGTCACTCCTTTGCCACCTACTTCCTCTCGTACGCCATCCTCTGTGAGCAGCTGACTCCCGCCGGCCGCAGCCGGCCAG ACGTCTTGGGCGTGCTGGTGGCCGGTGGCTGTGCAGGGGTGCTGGCCTGGGCCGTGGCCACCCCCATGGACGTGATCAAGTCGCGCCTGCAGGCGGACGGGCAGGGCCAGCGCCGCTACCGGGGCCTCCTGCACTGCGTGGTGACCAGCGTTCGGGAGGAGGGGCCGAGGGTGCTCTTCAAGGGGCTGTTGCTCAACTGCTGTCGCGCCTTCCCCGTCAACATGGTGGTCTTTGTCACCTACGAGGCCGTGCTGAGGCTCATGCGGGGCCTGCTCTCATAG
- the WARS1 gene encoding tryptophan--tRNA ligase, cytoplasmic: MSIHTVIFFSGHHTIFFCPFSFRDMHQILDAYENKKPFYLYTGRGPSSEAMHVGHLIPFIFTKWLQDVFNVPLVIQMTDDEKYLWKDLTLDQAYGYAVENAKDIIACGFDIKKTFIFSDLDYMGMSPGFYKNVVKIQKHVTFNQVKGIFGFTDSDCIGKISFPAIQAAPSFSNSFPQIFRDRTDVQCLIPCAIDQDPYFRMTRDVAPRIGYPKPALLHSTFFPALQGAQTKMSASDPNSSIFLTDTAKQIKTKVNKHAFSGGRGTTEEHRLFGGNCDVDVSFMYLTFFLEGDDRLEQIRKDYTSGAMLTGELKKELIEVLQPLIAEHQARRKEVTDEIVKEFMTPRKLSYDFE, encoded by the exons ATGAGCATTCACACCGTGATTTTTTTCTCAGGACATCACactattttcttttgccctttttcCTTTAGAGACATGCATCAAATTCTTGATGCCTATGAAAATAAGAAACCATTTTATCTGTATACGGGCAGGGGCCCTTCTTCTGAAGCAATGCACGTAGGTCACCTCATCCCGTTTATCTTCACAAA GTGGCTGCAGGATGTGTTCAATGTGCCCTTGGTCATCCAGATGACCGATGACGAGAAGTACCTGTGGAAGGACCTGACCCTGGACCAGGCCTATGGCTACGCTGTGGAGAACGCCAAGGACATCATCGCCTGCGGCTTTGACATCAAGAAGACTTTCATCTTCTCTGACCTTGACTACATGGG GATGAGCCCAGGCTTCTACAAGAACGTGGTGAAGATACAGAAGCACGTCACCTTCAACCAAGTGAAAGGCATCTTTGGCTTCACTGACAGTGACTGCATCG GGAAGATCAGTTTTCCTGCCATCCAGGCCGCTCCCTCCTTCAGCAACTCATTCCCCCAGATCTTCCGAGACCGGACAGATGTCCAGTGCCTCATCCCGTGTGCCATCGACCAG gacCCATACTTCAGGATGACCAGAGACGTGGCCCCCAGGATCGGCTACCCTAAGCCAGCCCTGCTGCACTCGACCTTCTTCCCCGCCCTGCAGGGGGCCCAGACCAAGATGAGTGCCAGCGACCCCAACTCCTCCATCTTCCTCACGGACACGGCCAAGCAGATCAAGACCAAG GTCAACAAGCACGCGTTCTCCGGAGGCAGAGGCACCACTGAGGAGCACCGGCTGTTTGGGGGCAACTGCGACGTGGACGTGTCCTTCATGTACCTGACCTTCTTCCTGGAGGGTGACGACAGGCTGGAGCAGATCAGGAAG GATTATACCAGCGGGGCCATGCTCACCGGCGAGCTCAAGAAGGAGCTCATAGAAGTTCTGCAGCCCTTGATCGCCGAGCACCAGGCCCGGCGCAAGGAGGTCACAGACGAGATAGTGAAAGAGTTCATGACTCCCCGGAAGCTGTCCTACGACTTTGAGTAA